The region CCATCCGTGAAACAGCTGATTTTTTAGTATGCAGCTTCTCAGCAATCTGCTGTTGTGTCAGCCCTGCCTCTTCTCTTGCCTGTTTTAATAAAACGCCTATTTTAAATGTCTCGTATCCTGCATCAAATCCTTCGTTAAAAGATTTGTCTGCTTTTTTGCGTTTTCCAATATATTTTTTTACATCACTCATAGTATCTTACTCCCGTTTTATTTTTGATGATCCCGTTTTCGAGTTTCAGCTAATTTGATATGTTTCATCGGAGTTTTACGTGTTTTCTTGATAAATGCATGATTCAGGATAAGTAAATTCTTTTTAGCAAAGAAGCCTAACAATCGAATTGACTTTCCACCACTCTGTATTCTGATCTCCCATAAATTATCAGTTCCGTCAATTTTTTTGAAGTATTTTGTGGGAACTATGTCGATTTCTTCAATTAGTTTCAAAACCCAAACTACCTTCTGTGCTGTTTTCCCTGGCAATGAATCCAAGAATTCTTCAACAGGACAGAAACAAGACTGGGTTTTATAAAATTGAAGTTCCCACATTTGTCAACAGTTTTTCTATATCAATACCGAACCCTTGAAAATAAATCATCATCAATTACTCTTCTTATATAAACAAAAGGTTATTCCATGTCAAGAAAAAATCTAATCCAAAGCACAGCATAATATTGAAGAAGAAAATCTGAATCTGATTTCTTTTCTTCGGGGCTTTGGACTTCGGACTATCTTCTCATCCTTTATCCTTCATTCTTGCTTTTTCCCCCCTTCATTCTTGCTTTTTCATGTCTCTTGCTATAATATAGAGGAACAATATCCCATTCGTTCTCATTCACAGGAGGTTGACAGAATATGTGGTTGAAAAAAGCCCTGTTTTTTGTATTTTTCCTCGCCGTTTCAGCCCCGGTACTCCAGGCTCAAATCACTTCGCAGGACATCCAGAAAGCCCTGAACAAAAACCTGCAGCATCCCTACTTGTATTTCACCGGAGAGGAAAAGCCCGCAATCCTGGAGCGGATAAAAAACGACCCGGAGTGCCGTGACATCATCGAGCGTATGCTGGCGGAAGCCAACCGCTACCTCTACACCCCGGTCAATCCCCAGGCGCCTATGGAGGAGAAAAACACCCGGTATTACAGCAACGGCGAATACGACAACTATTACTACAGCAACCGCAATGCGGCGTTCAGCCTGGCGTTCGTCTACCAGATGACCGGCGACCGGAAATACGCCCAGAAAGCGTTCGAGTTTGCCGAGGCGGTCTGCGACCTCCAGACCTGGGTGATCCGGGCGCACGAGTTCCCCATCATCTACAGCCGGGTCATGCCCTGGAATGTTCCCGACGACCAGGTTAATTTCACCTTCGACCATGTGACCGGCGACACAGCCCGCATGATGGCTGCTGTATACGACTGGCTCTATACCGGCCTGGACAAACCTCAGCGGGACCGTATCCGCGGCGCGCTCCTGGAAAAAGCCATCACCCGTGTGCGCGGTAACTACGAATACCACTGGTGGGCGGTATCATATCGCTGCAACTGGTGCGGAGTGTGCAATTCCGGGCTGGGGCTGGCTGCACTGGCGCTTTTGACCGAGGATCCGAAGCTCACCGATGTTGTCGCGGAGTCCTATAACCGCATCGGCAACATGCTCGGCCAGATCGACCAGGACGGCGGCTGGCAGGAAGGCTGCGGGTATTGGTATTACGGCGTCCATACCTCGGTCTATTTCGCCGATGCGCTGAAACGGCTTACCGGCGGGCAGTACAACCTTTTCAATCACCCCCGGCTGAAGACCAATACGGTCAATTTCCCGCTTTACTGCTACATTCCGCCCAACAAAACAGTGGATTTTGAGGATTCCGGCGGCGGCATGGTCGGAGCGAGCTTCTTCTACAACAAGCTGGCCGCGGAAACGGGGAGCCGTGAGGCGGCCTGGTTCAGCAAGAATCTCATGAGGAGCGGCGGCGATGTTTTCGACATCCTCTGGCCGAAAAGCAGCGTTGCGGCGGAATTGCCAAGGCAGACTTCGCTCCTCTTCCGGGGGATCGACTGGGCGGTCATGCGGAGCGATTTCACCGATCCGGGGAAAGTGATGGTAGCCTGCAAGGCGGGGTTCAATAACGATCCCCATCACGGCCACCTGGACTGCGGGCATTTCATCCTCTACTGGAACGGCCAGGGATATGTGGCCGAATCGGGGCACTCCGCATACGATGAAAAATACTTCGATGCAATACGGTATGAGTATCCCCAGGCATCCAGTATCGGCCACAACGTTGTGTTCGTGAACGGCGAAAAGCAGATCATCGCCAAGCTGAAAGACCAGCCCATGAAAGAGGGTATCGGCGGCCGGGTACTCCAGTTCCGCACCTCCAACGACCGTGATTACACCCTCATGGACCCGACCCATGCCTATCCGAACAGAGAACTGAAAGGCTGGCGGCGTCATATAACTCTGGAAAAACCGCTTATCACTGTGGTGCTGGATGAAGTGAAATCCGCTCCCGGCGCGGAGATCGAGGCAAGGTTCCATTCTGAGGTGACCCAGCGGGCGAAAAAGGGCTATATGCTCCTGGAAGGCGGGAAAGGCGACATGGCGCTGATTCCGGTGGTGGAGGACGAATTTTCCTTCAGGCCCGGGAAACACGCCATCCTTGCGGTGCAAAAAACCGCTGCTTTCAAATGGGTCCCCTATATCGGCACCGTGCTGAAAGCCACGAAGGAGGACACGGTCATGGCCGCTGTCATCCTGCCGGTGGCAAACGACGCCGAGGCGGAGGGGATTGTCAAATCGGTCAGGAAATCCTTCGACGGCTCCGGGAACTACACCCTGTCCTTCGCCAAGAGCGGAAAGACCTATACCTACAAGTACAAGAAGGGTCCCGACGGCCTGGTGATGGAATAAAAAAAGTGGCAGAGTAACAGAGTTAAATGTTGATAGATACTGAAACGAGTTCAGGATGACGCGGACTCTTCGACAGGCTCGGAGTCCGCTGACCGGGCACTGAGCTTGTCGAAGTGCACGTGTTATACGTTGGTTTTGGACTTGTTTCTGCATCTTTTTGAAAGAAACGCAATAACATTTTACGTCCCATAGTGTTCTTTGAGTCTTTCCATAAGGGGAAGTGTCGCATGAAATCCTGCTTAAGAAACATCCCTCTCTATACCTTAATATTTATCCTGTCCCTGCTCATTTTATCACCAAGCATTTATTCCGATGTAACATCCCGGGATATCGAGAAAGGGCTCCTTAAAGACCTTCGCCACCCTTATGTCTATTTTTCAGTCGAGGAACGTGATGCGCTCAAGGAACGGGTCAAAACCGATCCGTTGTGCAGCGATTTCATGCAGAGGCTTACCGCAGAGGCTAACCGCCTGCTCTATACCCCCGTTTCCGCTGCTGCCCCGGAAAGGTCTAAAAATCCGCGATTCGAGGCCTCCTATGTGTTTGAACAGTATCTCACCGACAACACCAATTTGGCCTATACCCTGGCGCTCGTCTACCAGATGACCGGCGAAAAAAAGTATGCGGAAAAGGCGTTCGAGTTCATCGACGCAGTTTGCGACCAGCCTACCTGGGTGCATGGCGCACATGAATTTCCGGTGATCTATGACCGGGTCTGGCCCTGGGGCGCGAGAGATGACCAGGTGGTTTTCAGCTACGCCCAGTGGACCGATCACCTGGTGTTCGATATCGCCGCGGTGTACGACTGGCTCTATCCGGCGCTGGAAAAACGCCAGCGTGACCGTATCCGGGGCGCTCTCCTGGAAAAGGCCATCCTCCGGGTGCGTGGCAACTACGATTACCACTGGTGGGCGGCGGCCTACCGCTGTAACTGGTGCGCGGTTCTGAACTCCAGCCTGGGGATCGCCTCCATAGCGCTCCTCTCCGAAGACCCCCAGCTTACCGATGTCATCGCCGAATCATACAACCGTATCGGCAGGGTTCTCGACCAGGTCGGTGACGGCGGTTGGGCGGAAGGGGTCAGCTACATGTCCTACATGCTCGATGAATCGCTAAGGTTCGCCGATGTGCTCAAGCGGGCCACCGGAGGCCAATGCAATCTGTACCGTCATCCACGGCTGAACGATGCGGTGAAAACCCTCCTCTATTGCCAGATACCGCCCGGACATTCGGTGCATTTCGGAGATTCAGGCGGAGGTGGAGTCGGTAATTATTCCCTTCTCAATCAGCTCATGGCGGAGACCGGAAACCGTCAGGCCGCCTGGCTCATGAAGAACCTGGGACTGGAGCGACCCGCCAGTCTCTTGGGCTGTATCCGACCTAAAAGCACTCTTGAGCCAGCACTTCCCCCGGAAACATCCATCCGTTTCCGCTCAGTGGACTGGGTCATCATGCGGAGCGATTTCATCGACCCGGACAAGGTAGTGATCGCCGCCAAGTGCGGGCCGAACAACGATCCGCATCACGGCCATCTGGACGCCGGGCATTTCACCCTCTCCTGGAATGGGCAGGAATTCATCTGCGACCACGGCAGCGCCGGATATGACAAGGCTTACTTCGACAAAGACCGCTGGGACTATCCCCTTGCGGCGAGCATCGGCCACAATGTGGTGCTGGTGAACGGCGAGCAGCAGTTCTGCAGCAAACTGAAAGACCAGCCCTGGAACGAGAGCATCGGCGGGCGGATAGTAGAGTTCCGGCCAGGGAAAAACCGAGACTACGCGCTCCTCGATCCGACCGGCGCTTATCCGGGGAAAGAGCTGAAAAGCTGGCGGCGGCATATCATCCTAGAAAAACCCCTTATCACCGTGGTGGTGGACGAGGTCGCTTCTGCCCCGGGTGCGGAAATCGAGGCGCGGTTCCATTCATCCGCCCAGCAGACGGTCAAGGGAAAGTACGTATCGTTGAAATCCGGCGGAAGTGAAATGGCGCTGATACCCGTTTTGGAGGGTGATTTCACACTGCGCCCAGGCAAGCATGCCATCATGATGGCGCAGAGGAACGCCAGTTTCCGCTGGGTGCCCTATTTTGGGACAGTGACCAGGGCGGGCAGTGAAAGAACCGTGCTCGCGACGATAATTGTACCGGTGAGCGGTGACGGCGAATCCGAACAGGTGATAAAGTCAACGAAGAGAACTTTTGACCCCGCCGGAAACCTTGTACTAACCTTCGAAAAGGGCGGCAGGAAGTACGAATACCGGTTCAGGAAAGGGGCGGAAGGGCTGGTGATGGAATAACCTCACCCCCGGCCCCTCTCCTAGCCAGGAGAGGGGTGACTCGTTACGAACCTTATTTTACCCTCTCCGAAAGACGTGTTATGTCCCGAAATACTCCCGTACTGAAAACTGCCCGATTTCTGCGGCGGAACATGACAGATACAGAAAAAATCCTGTGGCGCGCATTACGAAGCCGGAAACAGAACAATACCAAATTCCGCCGCCAGGTTCCTTTTGCTCTTGGCGAATATCATTTTGTAGCGGATTTTTATTGTCCGGAGAAGAAATTGATTATCGAAATTGATGGAAGCATTCATAGGGAAAATGATATCATTGAATACGATCGATTCCGGGAAGATATTTTTAAAATTGGACAATATCAGATTTTGAGATTCAGTAATGAGCAGATATTGAATTCGATTGCAAAAGTGCTGGATAAAATAAAAATAGCTCTAACCTCACCCGGCCTTCGGCCACCCTCTCCTAATTAGGAGAGGGTACGATAGGCGTAATCGAGTCACCCCTCTCCTGACTAGGAGAGGGGCCGGGGGTGAGGTAAAAAAGGAACCTCAATGACCCGAAAACACCCTCTCCGCACCCTTCTCATCTTGGCGGCTCTCGCTTTTATCGGTCTTTCCTCTGCGGGGAACACCGCCCAACCGAAACCAGCCCCCGTGAAAAACGATTTCACCATCCCGAAAATCACCGAAAACTGCCGCATCGACGGAGTCCTCGAAGAGCCGTTCTGGAAACGTGCGGGTGCCCTCGACGGCTTCCGGGTAGATGCCGACCCGGAGCGCATTCCTAAAGCAGGAACAAAGGTGAAGCTCGCCTTCGATGACCGGATGCTTTACCTTGCCTTTATGTGCGATGAACCAGGGCTTGCGGGGCATGGGAACGAATCCGAGGCGCAAAAGGCTTCAGCGCTCGCGGGTGATTCCTGCGAGTTTTCCCTCTTCTCAAGGCCGGAGACGCCCTACTACTCTCCTTATCTCCAGCGGCTCGACTACATGAACGCAAACGATGCAGTGCGAACCATGCGTCGTTTCACGATCACCCCCACAAATGTACGCACAGAAGCAAGGGTTTACAAGGTCAGGTCGCATACGCCCTACATCATTGACGATTCCTGGAGCTGCCCCTGGGAGAGCGCGGTGAAGTTCCCCGGCGACTGCTATGTCATGGAGATGGCGATCCCCTGGGAGCA is a window of Candidatus Latescibacter sp. DNA encoding:
- a CDS encoding helix-turn-helix transcriptional regulator — protein: MSDVKKYIGKRKKADKSFNEGFDAGYETFKIGVLLKQAREEAGLTQQQIAEKLHTKKSAVSRMENHAEDIRLSTLEKFASALGKRMEIAIR
- a CDS encoding type II toxin-antitoxin system RelE/ParE family toxin; the encoded protein is MWELQFYKTQSCFCPVEEFLDSLPGKTAQKVVWVLKLIEEIDIVPTKYFKKIDGTDNLWEIRIQSGGKSIRLLGFFAKKNLLILNHAFIKKTRKTPMKHIKLAETRKRDHQK
- a CDS encoding heparinase II/III family protein; this translates as MWLKKALFFVFFLAVSAPVLQAQITSQDIQKALNKNLQHPYLYFTGEEKPAILERIKNDPECRDIIERMLAEANRYLYTPVNPQAPMEEKNTRYYSNGEYDNYYYSNRNAAFSLAFVYQMTGDRKYAQKAFEFAEAVCDLQTWVIRAHEFPIIYSRVMPWNVPDDQVNFTFDHVTGDTARMMAAVYDWLYTGLDKPQRDRIRGALLEKAITRVRGNYEYHWWAVSYRCNWCGVCNSGLGLAALALLTEDPKLTDVVAESYNRIGNMLGQIDQDGGWQEGCGYWYYGVHTSVYFADALKRLTGGQYNLFNHPRLKTNTVNFPLYCYIPPNKTVDFEDSGGGMVGASFFYNKLAAETGSREAAWFSKNLMRSGGDVFDILWPKSSVAAELPRQTSLLFRGIDWAVMRSDFTDPGKVMVACKAGFNNDPHHGHLDCGHFILYWNGQGYVAESGHSAYDEKYFDAIRYEYPQASSIGHNVVFVNGEKQIIAKLKDQPMKEGIGGRVLQFRTSNDRDYTLMDPTHAYPNRELKGWRRHITLEKPLITVVLDEVKSAPGAEIEARFHSEVTQRAKKGYMLLEGGKGDMALIPVVEDEFSFRPGKHAILAVQKTAAFKWVPYIGTVLKATKEDTVMAAVILPVANDAEAEGIVKSVRKSFDGSGNYTLSFAKSGKTYTYKYKKGPDGLVME
- a CDS encoding heparinase II/III family protein produces the protein MKSCLRNIPLYTLIFILSLLILSPSIYSDVTSRDIEKGLLKDLRHPYVYFSVEERDALKERVKTDPLCSDFMQRLTAEANRLLYTPVSAAAPERSKNPRFEASYVFEQYLTDNTNLAYTLALVYQMTGEKKYAEKAFEFIDAVCDQPTWVHGAHEFPVIYDRVWPWGARDDQVVFSYAQWTDHLVFDIAAVYDWLYPALEKRQRDRIRGALLEKAILRVRGNYDYHWWAAAYRCNWCAVLNSSLGIASIALLSEDPQLTDVIAESYNRIGRVLDQVGDGGWAEGVSYMSYMLDESLRFADVLKRATGGQCNLYRHPRLNDAVKTLLYCQIPPGHSVHFGDSGGGGVGNYSLLNQLMAETGNRQAAWLMKNLGLERPASLLGCIRPKSTLEPALPPETSIRFRSVDWVIMRSDFIDPDKVVIAAKCGPNNDPHHGHLDAGHFTLSWNGQEFICDHGSAGYDKAYFDKDRWDYPLAASIGHNVVLVNGEQQFCSKLKDQPWNESIGGRIVEFRPGKNRDYALLDPTGAYPGKELKSWRRHIILEKPLITVVVDEVASAPGAEIEARFHSSAQQTVKGKYVSLKSGGSEMALIPVLEGDFTLRPGKHAIMMAQRNASFRWVPYFGTVTRAGSERTVLATIIVPVSGDGESEQVIKSTKRTFDPAGNLVLTFEKGGRKYEYRFRKGAEGLVME
- a CDS encoding endonuclease domain-containing protein translates to MSRNTPVLKTARFLRRNMTDTEKILWRALRSRKQNNTKFRRQVPFALGEYHFVADFYCPEKKLIIEIDGSIHRENDIIEYDRFREDIFKIGQYQILRFSNEQILNSIAKVLDKIKIALTSPGLRPPSPN